Proteins found in one Hypericibacter terrae genomic segment:
- the pstA gene encoding phosphate ABC transporter permease PstA: MDARIYALRRIRNRVFLTSCFVATAIGLSCLAVILLTLVIHGLSGLNLAVFTEGTPPPGSAGGLQNAILGSLVMTTLAVIFGTPLGIMAGTYLAEYGRHAKLSVIIRFINDILLSAPSIVVGLFVYEVIVTTMGHFSAWAGAVALAIIVIPVVVRTTEDMLRLIPDPLREAASAVGAPRWTMISKVAYKAAQSGIITGILLAVARISGETAPLLFTALNNQFWSNNFNSPMASLPVTIFQFAMSPYEEWQQLAWTGALLITFAVLALSIGARVLGSKRR, encoded by the coding sequence ATGGACGCAAGGATCTATGCCCTCCGGCGCATCCGGAACCGGGTCTTCCTGACCTCCTGTTTCGTCGCCACGGCGATCGGATTGAGCTGCCTTGCGGTTATCCTCCTCACGCTCGTGATCCACGGATTGAGCGGCCTCAATCTGGCGGTTTTCACCGAGGGCACGCCACCCCCGGGCTCCGCGGGCGGACTCCAGAACGCGATCCTCGGCAGCCTGGTGATGACGACCCTGGCCGTGATCTTCGGCACGCCGCTGGGAATCATGGCCGGCACCTACCTCGCCGAATATGGCCGTCACGCCAAGCTTTCGGTGATCATCCGCTTCATCAACGACATTCTCCTGAGCGCGCCCTCGATCGTGGTCGGGCTGTTCGTCTATGAGGTGATCGTGACGACGATGGGCCATTTCTCGGCCTGGGCCGGCGCGGTGGCGCTCGCCATCATCGTGATCCCGGTGGTGGTCCGCACCACCGAGGACATGCTGCGGCTGATCCCCGATCCCTTGCGCGAGGCGGCATCGGCGGTGGGCGCTCCGCGCTGGACCATGATCTCCAAGGTCGCCTACAAGGCGGCCCAGTCCGGCATCATCACCGGCATCCTCCTGGCCGTGGCGCGCATCAGCGGCGAAACCGCCCCGCTCCTCTTCACCGCGCTCAACAATCAGTTCTGGAGCAACAACTTCAATTCGCCGATGGCGAGCCTGCCGGTCACCATCTTCCAGTTCGCCATGAGCCCCTACGAGGAGTGGCAGCAACTGGCCTGGACCGGCGCGCTGCTCATCACCTTCGCGGTGCTGGCCCTCAGCATCGGCGCGCGCGTCCTGGGATCGAAACGGAGATAA
- a CDS encoding C45 family autoproteolytic acyltransferase/hydolase yields the protein MATLAVADIGGSPRERGRQHGRQLKALVRERDRRWRAEIESFMSMPSDRFIGQFLAETRFVAAIERHAPDLLDEVRGIAEGAELPYEAVLAAQFMDEEWWYSVGLKRRQAEETPHHCSAVASLRPGGGALLAQNMDLARWSDGLQALLRIRDVAPGIDAVMLTMAGMIGLCGVNSAGVGFTVNTLGDLESATDGVPVAFISRILLAQSSFDEASRVLRQVRHASGQNYVLSDGRQIADFECSGDHATAFVPSGAAPGCLWHTNHALANPNRGKPSESDASARARHNTRQRMSALDRRLQGRSGPFDQAVLRDALTSQDDPDNPVSVTTENADRRQSGFFTFASVMWDIGSEITAHVAPGAPSAFEHQTFRLARRAPTRAVAE from the coding sequence ATGGCCACTCTCGCCGTCGCTGACATCGGCGGATCCCCGCGCGAGCGCGGGCGTCAGCATGGACGCCAGCTCAAGGCGCTGGTGCGCGAGCGCGATCGGCGCTGGCGGGCCGAGATCGAATCCTTCATGTCGATGCCGTCCGACCGGTTCATCGGCCAGTTCCTGGCCGAGACCCGGTTCGTCGCTGCGATCGAGCGCCACGCGCCCGACCTCCTCGACGAGGTTCGCGGGATCGCCGAGGGCGCCGAGCTGCCCTATGAGGCCGTCCTTGCCGCCCAGTTCATGGACGAAGAATGGTGGTATTCCGTGGGGCTGAAGCGGCGTCAGGCGGAAGAGACCCCGCATCATTGCAGTGCCGTCGCCAGCCTTCGGCCGGGCGGCGGTGCCTTGCTGGCGCAGAACATGGATCTCGCGCGCTGGAGCGACGGGCTCCAGGCACTGCTGCGGATCCGCGACGTGGCGCCGGGCATCGACGCCGTCATGCTGACGATGGCCGGCATGATCGGCCTCTGCGGCGTCAACAGCGCCGGTGTCGGCTTCACCGTGAACACGCTGGGCGATCTCGAGAGCGCCACCGACGGCGTCCCCGTGGCCTTCATCAGCCGGATCCTGCTGGCGCAATCCAGCTTTGACGAGGCCAGCCGGGTCCTGCGCCAGGTCCGCCATGCGTCGGGACAGAATTATGTTCTGTCGGACGGCCGGCAGATCGCCGATTTCGAATGTTCGGGCGACCATGCGACCGCCTTCGTGCCGTCGGGCGCCGCCCCCGGCTGCCTCTGGCACACGAACCATGCGCTGGCGAATCCCAATCGCGGGAAGCCCTCGGAATCGGACGCCTCGGCGCGCGCGCGTCACAATACACGCCAGCGCATGAGCGCGCTCGATCGCCGGCTCCAGGGGCGCAGCGGCCCGTTCGATCAGGCGGTCCTGCGCGACGCGCTCACCTCGCAGGACGATCCCGACAATCCGGTCTCGGTCACCACCGAGAACGCCGACCGGCGCCAGAGCGGCTTCTTCACCTTCGCCAGCGTGATGTGGGACATCGGCTCGGAGATCACCGCGCATGTGGCGCCGGGCGCCCCGTCGGCGTTCGAGCACCAGACCTTCCGCCTCGCCCGCCGCGCGCCGACCCGCGCCGTCGCGGAGTGA
- a CDS encoding trans-sulfuration enzyme family protein: MSKKSHSPWTNLNPATIAAQGLGWIDAETGAVVPPIHNATTYARDENYELIGGRSYARPNNPTLEQPETLLAALEGGEAAALFASGMASAVTLFQAFSPGDHVVAPRSMYWGLRDWLTGEGRRWGLAVDLVDTTVLEAVASAVQPGRTRLIWIETPANPDWGVTDIAGVAAIARRAGARLAVDNTVPTPVLTRPLALGADIVMHSATKYLNGHTDLLAGALVTARQDELWQRILAVRGSGGAVLGAFEAWLLLRGMRTLFVRVRHASSSALAIARHFDGHAKLVEVLYPGLHRHPGHAVAARQMEGGFGAMLSLRVKGGAEGALTVANRCQLWVRATSLGGTESLLEHRASVEGPSSPVQKDLLRLSVGLEDTGDLIEDMEQALKAV; this comes from the coding sequence ATGAGCAAGAAATCCCACTCCCCCTGGACGAACCTCAATCCCGCCACCATCGCGGCGCAGGGCCTCGGCTGGATCGACGCCGAGACCGGCGCGGTCGTGCCGCCGATCCACAACGCCACGACCTATGCGCGCGACGAGAACTATGAGCTGATCGGCGGACGCTCCTATGCGCGGCCGAACAACCCGACCTTGGAGCAACCGGAGACCCTGCTGGCGGCGCTCGAGGGCGGCGAGGCGGCGGCCCTGTTCGCGTCCGGCATGGCCTCGGCCGTCACCCTGTTCCAGGCGTTCTCGCCCGGCGACCATGTGGTGGCGCCGCGCTCGATGTATTGGGGCTTGCGCGACTGGCTGACCGGCGAGGGCCGGCGCTGGGGCCTCGCGGTCGATCTGGTGGACACCACGGTCCTGGAAGCGGTGGCCTCGGCGGTGCAGCCGGGCCGCACCCGGCTGATCTGGATCGAGACGCCGGCCAATCCGGATTGGGGCGTGACCGACATTGCCGGCGTCGCCGCCATCGCCAGGCGGGCCGGGGCGCGGCTGGCCGTCGACAACACCGTGCCGACGCCGGTGCTGACCAGGCCCCTGGCGCTGGGTGCCGACATCGTGATGCATTCGGCGACCAAATATCTGAACGGTCACACCGACCTGCTGGCGGGCGCGCTGGTGACGGCGCGCCAGGACGAGCTCTGGCAGCGCATCCTGGCGGTGCGCGGCAGCGGCGGTGCCGTGCTCGGCGCCTTCGAAGCCTGGCTCTTGCTGCGCGGCATGCGGACTCTGTTCGTGCGGGTCCGCCACGCCTCTTCGTCCGCCCTGGCGATCGCGCGCCATTTCGACGGCCATGCCAAACTGGTCGAGGTGCTCTATCCCGGGCTCCATCGCCATCCCGGCCATGCGGTGGCCGCGCGGCAGATGGAGGGCGGTTTCGGCGCGATGCTCTCGCTGCGGGTCAAGGGCGGGGCGGAGGGCGCGTTGACGGTCGCGAACCGATGCCAGCTCTGGGTGCGGGCGACCTCGCTCGGCGGGACGGAGAGCCTGCTCGAGCATCGCGCCTCGGTGGAGGGCCCCAGCAGCCCGGTGCAGAAGGATCTGCTGCGGCTGTCCGTCGGGCTCGAAGACACGGGCGACCTGATCGAGGATATGGAGCAGGCGCTGAAGGCGGTCTAG
- a CDS encoding Bcr/CflA family multidrug efflux MFS transporter, which translates to MAARRTSHLELVVILGALTAFAPLAIDMYLPALPTLERAFLATTAEVQRTLASFFLGFALGQALYGPVADRFGRKPPLYVGLVLFGLASIACALTQSIEALTALRVLQAIGACSGAVVARAMVRDLFEPKETARIYSALMLVMGVAPILAPLLGGYLLVWFGWQAIFWLLAALAFASLAAVALRLPETHDRNTAHSLSLGPVLGRYAALLRDRRFVGYALSGGMNAAGMFAYIAGSPFVFIELYGVAPEHFGWIFGANAAGLIFASQVNGRIVHRYGADRILRFGNGLQMIAALALVVAAATGLGGPFGIAIPLFVYVGCVGLVSPNAIALAMAPQGAQAGSASAQVGTLQFSVAAVAATAVGAIHQESALPMAIIIAICGTLGLILHRWLVGGPAARV; encoded by the coding sequence ATGGCCGCCCGCCGCACCTCCCACCTCGAACTCGTCGTCATCCTCGGCGCGCTGACCGCCTTTGCGCCGCTGGCGATCGACATGTATCTTCCGGCCCTGCCGACGCTCGAGCGCGCGTTCCTGGCGACGACGGCCGAGGTGCAGCGAACGCTGGCGAGCTTCTTCCTCGGCTTCGCGCTGGGCCAGGCCCTCTATGGTCCGGTCGCCGACCGGTTCGGCCGCAAGCCGCCGCTTTATGTCGGGCTCGTGCTGTTCGGCCTCGCCTCGATAGCCTGCGCGCTGACGCAATCGATCGAAGCGCTGACCGCCCTGCGGGTTCTGCAGGCGATCGGCGCCTGCTCCGGGGCGGTCGTCGCCCGGGCCATGGTGCGCGACCTGTTCGAGCCCAAGGAGACGGCGCGCATCTATTCCGCCCTCATGCTGGTGATGGGCGTGGCGCCGATCCTGGCGCCCCTGCTCGGGGGCTATCTGCTGGTCTGGTTCGGCTGGCAGGCGATCTTCTGGCTGCTGGCGGCGCTGGCCTTCGCCTCGCTCGCGGCCGTGGCGCTGCGGCTGCCCGAGACCCACGACCGCAACACCGCGCACTCGCTGTCGCTGGGCCCCGTGCTGGGGCGCTACGCAGCACTGCTCCGCGACCGGCGTTTCGTCGGCTATGCGCTCTCGGGCGGCATGAATGCGGCCGGTATGTTCGCCTACATCGCCGGCTCGCCCTTCGTCTTCATCGAGCTCTATGGCGTGGCGCCCGAGCATTTCGGCTGGATCTTCGGCGCCAACGCCGCGGGCCTCATCTTCGCCTCGCAGGTCAATGGCCGCATCGTCCATCGCTATGGCGCCGACAGGATCCTGCGCTTCGGCAATGGGCTGCAGATGATCGCCGCCCTGGCACTGGTCGTCGCCGCCGCGACGGGCCTGGGCGGTCCTTTCGGCATTGCCATTCCGCTCTTCGTCTATGTCGGCTGCGTGGGCCTCGTCAGCCCGAATGCGATTGCGCTCGCGATGGCGCCGCAAGGAGCGCAGGCCGGCAGCGCATCGGCCCAGGTGGGAACGCTGCAATTCTCGGTCGCGGCTGTCGCCGCGACCGCGGTCGGCGCCATTCATCAGGAAAGCGCGCTGCCGATGGCGATCATCATCGCGATCTGCGGCACGCTCGGCCTGATCCTGCATCGCTGGCTGGTGGGCGGGCCGGCGGCGCGCGTGTGA
- the pstB gene encoding phosphate ABC transporter ATP-binding protein PstB, which translates to MAASAVKVAVNNLSFYYANSKALKSINLSIHEREVTAFIGPSGCGKSTLLRVLNRIYEMYPKQRAEGEVLLDGKNILDGAQDINLLRARVGMVFQKPTPFPMTVYDNVAFGIRLYERLPKSELDGRVEHALRHAAIWDEVKDKLHASGLGLSGGQQQRLCIARTVATKPEVILLDEPCSALDPISTAKIEELIEQLKEEYTIAIVTHNLQQASRVSQYTAFMFLGELIEFGETEKVFTKPKQKKTEEYITGRFG; encoded by the coding sequence ATGGCCGCGTCCGCGGTGAAGGTTGCCGTCAACAATCTGTCCTTCTATTACGCAAACTCGAAGGCACTGAAGAGCATCAATCTCTCGATCCACGAGCGTGAAGTGACGGCCTTCATCGGGCCTTCCGGCTGCGGCAAATCGACCCTGCTGCGCGTCCTCAACCGGATCTACGAGATGTATCCCAAGCAGCGCGCCGAGGGCGAAGTGCTGCTCGACGGCAAGAACATCCTGGACGGCGCCCAGGACATCAATCTGCTGCGCGCGCGCGTCGGGATGGTGTTCCAGAAGCCCACGCCCTTCCCCATGACGGTCTACGACAATGTCGCCTTCGGCATCCGCCTCTATGAGCGCCTGCCCAAGTCGGAACTGGACGGGCGGGTCGAGCATGCACTGCGCCATGCCGCCATCTGGGACGAGGTCAAGGACAAGCTCCATGCCAGCGGCCTGGGGCTCTCGGGCGGCCAGCAGCAGCGACTCTGCATCGCCCGGACGGTCGCGACCAAGCCCGAGGTGATCCTGCTGGACGAGCCCTGCTCGGCGCTCGATCCGATCTCGACCGCGAAGATCGAGGAGCTGATCGAGCAGCTGAAGGAGGAGTACACGATCGCGATCGTAACCCACAATCTGCAGCAGGCCTCGCGCGTCTCGCAATACACGGCCTTCATGTTCCTGGGCGAGTTGATCGAGTTCGGCGAGACCGAGAAGGTTTTCACCAAGCCCAAGCAGAAGAAGACCGAGGAATACATCACCGGCCGCTTCGGCTGA
- the pstS gene encoding phosphate ABC transporter substrate-binding protein PstS — protein sequence MNLSVKAIRLLAVGVAAAGFVSAASAAEISGAGATFPYPIYAKWADAYKQISGNSLNYQSIGSGGGIKQITANTVTFGASDKPLTPEELDKAGLAQFPTVMGGVVPVVNLEGINPGDLVLDGPTLADIFLGKITKWDDAAIKKLNPSLTLPSQAIAIVHRSDGSGTSFIFTNYLSKMSKEWADSVGSNTAVQWPTGIGAKGNEGVAANVGQTGGSIGYVEYAYAKQNKLTFTKMVNHDGQTVAPTADAFTAAAAGADWGSAKGFYMILTDQPGAQSWPITAATFIMMQRRPTDQAASIEALKFFDWAYANGDQMASDLDYIPMPDSVVKLIHAYWKESIKGSTGTAIYSGSM from the coding sequence ATGAACTTGTCTGTAAAAGCCATTCGGCTTCTGGCGGTCGGCGTTGCGGCGGCCGGCTTCGTCAGCGCAGCCTCGGCGGCCGAGATTTCCGGCGCCGGCGCGACCTTCCCCTATCCGATCTATGCGAAGTGGGCGGACGCCTACAAGCAGATCAGCGGCAACAGCCTGAACTACCAGTCGATCGGCTCGGGCGGCGGCATCAAGCAGATCACCGCCAACACCGTGACCTTCGGCGCCTCGGACAAGCCGCTGACGCCCGAGGAGCTCGACAAGGCGGGGCTGGCCCAGTTCCCGACCGTGATGGGCGGCGTGGTGCCGGTGGTGAATCTCGAAGGCATCAATCCGGGCGACCTGGTGCTCGATGGCCCGACGCTCGCCGACATCTTCCTCGGCAAGATCACCAAATGGGACGACGCGGCGATCAAGAAGCTGAATCCGAGCCTGACGCTCCCCTCCCAGGCGATCGCGATCGTGCATCGTTCGGACGGATCGGGCACCTCCTTCATCTTCACCAATTATCTCTCGAAGATGAGCAAGGAATGGGCCGACTCGGTCGGTTCGAACACGGCCGTCCAGTGGCCCACCGGCATCGGCGCCAAGGGCAACGAGGGCGTTGCCGCGAACGTCGGTCAGACCGGCGGCTCGATCGGCTATGTCGAGTATGCCTATGCCAAGCAGAACAAGCTGACCTTCACGAAGATGGTCAACCATGATGGTCAGACCGTCGCCCCGACAGCCGACGCCTTCACGGCGGCAGCGGCCGGTGCCGATTGGGGCAGCGCCAAAGGCTTCTACATGATCCTGACGGATCAGCCCGGCGCCCAGAGCTGGCCGATCACGGCGGCGACCTTCATCATGATGCAGCGCCGCCCGACCGATCAGGCCGCCTCGATCGAAGCCCTCAAATTCTTCGATTGGGCCTACGCCAATGGCGATCAGATGGCCTCGGACCTCGACTATATCCCGATGCCCGACTCCGTCGTGAAGCTGATCCACGCCTATTGGAAGGAAAGCATCAAGGGCTCGACCGGCACGGCGATCTATAGCGGCAGCATGTAA
- the pstC gene encoding phosphate ABC transporter permease subunit PstC, with the protein MSEAAMPQYSAAPPMDSSRLAAARRFSRKDHFFHRLTQTSALAVLGILVGVMVSLVIGAAPALGTFGFGFLWNESWNPVTGQFGALAPIYGTLLTSAIAMIIAVPIGIGIATFLTELCPPVLRRPVGIAIELLAGVPSIIYGIWGLFVLAPILQTTVQPWLIEIFGSVPVLNSIFAGPPYGIGVLTAGLILAIMVLPFITSVTRDVFDAVPPMLKESAYGLGCTRREVMWKVVLPYARVGVTGGIMLALGRALGETMAVTFVIGNAHRISASILAPGTTISASIANEFTEAVEDIYTSSLISLGLILFIITFIVLALARYMLLRIERKTGG; encoded by the coding sequence ATGTCCGAAGCCGCCATGCCGCAATACAGTGCCGCTCCTCCCATGGATTCCAGCCGCCTCGCCGCGGCACGCCGCTTCTCCCGCAAGGATCATTTCTTCCATCGCCTGACCCAGACCTCGGCACTCGCGGTCCTCGGCATCCTCGTCGGCGTCATGGTGTCACTTGTGATCGGCGCCGCGCCCGCCCTCGGGACCTTCGGCTTCGGCTTTCTCTGGAACGAATCCTGGAACCCGGTGACCGGGCAGTTCGGTGCCCTGGCACCGATCTATGGCACGCTGCTCACCTCGGCCATCGCCATGATCATCGCGGTCCCCATCGGTATCGGCATCGCGACCTTCCTGACCGAGCTCTGCCCGCCCGTCCTCCGCCGCCCCGTGGGCATCGCGATCGAGCTCCTGGCCGGCGTCCCCAGCATCATCTACGGCATCTGGGGCCTGTTCGTGCTGGCCCCGATCCTGCAGACCACCGTCCAGCCCTGGCTGATCGAAATCTTCGGCTCGGTGCCCGTGCTCAATTCCATTTTCGCCGGGCCGCCCTACGGCATCGGCGTCCTGACGGCAGGGCTGATCCTGGCCATCATGGTGCTTCCCTTCATCACCTCGGTGACACGCGACGTTTTCGACGCCGTGCCGCCGATGCTCAAGGAATCGGCCTATGGCCTCGGTTGCACCCGGCGCGAGGTGATGTGGAAGGTCGTGCTGCCCTATGCGCGGGTCGGAGTCACCGGCGGCATCATGCTGGCCCTGGGCCGCGCGCTGGGCGAGACCATGGCGGTCACCTTCGTCATCGGCAACGCGCACCGCATTAGCGCCTCGATCCTGGCCCCGGGCACGACGATCTCGGCCTCGATCGCCAACGAGTTCACCGAGGCGGTCGAGGACATCTACACCTCGTCTCTGATCTCCCTCGGCCTGATCCTCTTCATCATCACCTTCATCGTGCTGGCCCTGGCGCGCTACATGCTGCTGCGCATCGAACGCAAGACGGGAGGCTGA
- a CDS encoding NAD(P)/FAD-dependent oxidoreductase, with the protein MRATKPKTIVVGAGIVGASIAYHLARAGAPVILVDKSQPAGAVTRKAFAWINVSHGVPKPYAALRLLAIQDYRRLERELGHALQVDWCGALTWHRDLAETERLAREHAAAGYDVRLIERDQIAQLEPNLAEPPRCAAYAASEGAVDPVATTAALVDAARQAGADIRLATEVIALASNGRGITGIRTRDETIGADAVVMAAGTDARGLCRPLGLDLPVDPSPALLLRYRTAGPLAKGIISNSEMEIRQATDRCLLAADDYIDESPENGPDAIAGRALAAVKKHVRGTTGIELESVSVGIRPIPADGCPIVGFSVRIDGLYVAVMHAGVTMAPVVGRLATTEILESPRVALLDSCRPERFDS; encoded by the coding sequence ATGAGGGCGACGAAACCCAAGACGATCGTGGTCGGAGCGGGAATCGTCGGCGCTTCCATTGCCTATCACCTGGCGCGCGCCGGGGCGCCCGTCATCCTGGTCGACAAGAGCCAGCCCGCTGGCGCCGTGACCCGCAAGGCCTTCGCCTGGATCAATGTCTCGCACGGCGTGCCGAAGCCTTACGCGGCGCTTCGCCTGCTTGCCATCCAGGACTATCGCCGGCTGGAACGGGAGCTCGGCCATGCCTTGCAGGTGGATTGGTGCGGCGCTCTGACCTGGCATCGCGACCTCGCCGAGACCGAGCGGCTGGCCCGGGAGCATGCGGCGGCGGGCTATGACGTCCGGCTGATCGAGCGGGACCAGATCGCGCAATTGGAGCCGAACCTTGCCGAGCCGCCGCGCTGTGCAGCCTATGCGGCCAGCGAGGGCGCGGTCGATCCGGTCGCTACGACCGCAGCCCTTGTCGACGCTGCCCGGCAGGCCGGTGCCGATATCCGGCTTGCGACGGAGGTGATCGCGCTCGCGTCGAACGGCCGAGGAATCACGGGCATACGCACGCGCGACGAAACCATCGGCGCCGACGCCGTCGTCATGGCGGCAGGCACGGATGCTCGCGGGCTCTGTCGTCCGCTCGGCCTGGATCTGCCCGTCGACCCGTCGCCGGCCTTGTTGCTGCGGTACAGGACGGCCGGCCCCCTTGCCAAGGGGATCATCTCGAATTCCGAGATGGAGATCAGGCAGGCCACCGATCGTTGTCTTCTTGCCGCCGACGATTACATCGACGAGTCGCCCGAGAATGGCCCCGATGCCATAGCGGGCCGCGCGCTCGCCGCCGTGAAGAAACATGTGCGCGGAACCACCGGCATCGAACTGGAAAGCGTCAGCGTCGGCATACGTCCGATTCCGGCCGACGGCTGCCCGATCGTCGGCTTCAGCGTTCGGATCGATGGACTCTATGTTGCCGTCATGCATGCCGGCGTGACCATGGCGCCGGTCGTCGGCCGTCTCGCCACAACCGAAATCCTCGAGAGCCCGCGCGTGGCGCTGCTCGACTCCTGCCGTCCCGAACGGTTCGACAGCTAG